GCCATGATGCTGCAGGTCGTTCTTTTCGTCCTtgacttcttcttgggctgtTTTGTGGTCTTCTGAACTGGACTCCTGAGTGGGAGTGCCTCGTTCATTGGAATTGAAGGTGGTTGACTCAACTTGAGATGGCTTTCTAATGAAGCGGCTTTCCTCAAGCGTCAAGAACATGACAACCCAGACGATGCCACAGAGAATGGCACCCCACCAGTACACCCAGCGCCAGTGCAGTGTCTTGACCATGTAACCAGAGGCGATGGGGCCGACAGAGGATCCAAACATCAAGCCGAATGAGTAGATGCCGAGTCCGAAGCCTCTCTCATGGGTAAAGAGGACATCTGCGATCGAAATTGGAATCAATGCTTCGTACGGGGCGCGACCCAGGCCGAAGAGGACGTGAGCACCGATGAAATCGCCAGAGTTCTTGGCTTTTGCGAGCCATATCTTGCTTGCGATAACGATAATCAGGCTAGATAGGTACGTGAATCTGCGGCCAAGTTCTGCTTGTTGTCAGTGTTCGAGTCAATAACAAGGCTTTCAGTGCTGTACTCACTGTGGGAGAGAGGAGTGAAAAAGACAttgccaacaccaagcatcAACAGAGTCAAAGCCATGCCGACATTAAGAAGAGTGATGGTCGTGCCAAGTGCCTCCTGGATATTGACATAGATGGAGGCTTCCCAGTTGCCCAGGGCAGTCATGAGTGTGCCATAGGCGATCAAGAGGAACAGATGATACCTCTTGCGCCAGACAGACCAGCGCAAGGGATCTGTCAAGTCATCGGCCGGAGTGGGTATCAAGATGACAGCAGCGGTCGAGTCAGCGGACAAAGCGGACGGCTGCTCGACGATGTACACCGTTCCGGGTGCAATGTCATAATCAGACGTATGGTCGCGTGTGGTGGACTCCATAGAGTAACTTGGTAGTGATGGTGGTTTGAAGATTCAGAGATGATAGATGAGGCGATGTGAAGAGCTTTCTCCACCTGATGATTCCTCCCTCTTATAATGACTTGGACGTAGGACAAGGCGAGTTCCCATAGCGCAGTGATTCTTATCAATAACCTACCGAGCGAAGTTGCCGgatgatgaatgaatgaGTCGAGCTGGTAATAGTTTCCTATCTCGCACTCATAGAGACTAAACCCAAAAGAGTCTTCCGACACGCTAAAAGTCAAACTCTATGGGCCCCAAGGGTCGGAATTTGCCTTCGCGATaccatcgccaactcccTGGGAATGAGCTAAACCCAGATAGGCCTTCCGACACGCTAAGAACTTGGCGGGAATCTGGGGATAGCCTCATACCCCGCGATATCATGATATTGATTTCTCATTTTTACGTAAAACTCCCAAGGTTCCGATTCCGAAACTGGGTCCAGGACAGATTGGCGAGCAGGGGTTCAAGCTGGGATTCAAGGTGCTTACGGCCGCCAAGAACAGTCATACTGATTAAATGGAGAGAGCCGGCAGAGTCATGGCGTATAAAAGAtcaaactcctcctcctcaacccctGTCTTTAGATCAGTAGCCCAGTGCCAACCCCTTTATCTTCCTCTTTCCTATCATCTCTCCGTCTCAAAATCTTATCATGACTGTCAAGATTACCCCGAACCCtgatcttgatgaggtcCGCCAGGTCATAGCAGACTACATCCAAGAATTGTCGGACAAGCTGTGGACATTGAACAAGCAGGTGAGCGAGCAACCTTGAATCTTGAAAAGCAACTAGAGAACTAGATTAACCCGAGGATAATTGCACTAGATCCACGATGAACCCGAGATTGCCTTTGAAGAGTTCAAAGCCCAACAGCATATCTCGGCCTTCCTCCAATCTCAAGGTCACCAGGTACAACGAGGAGCATACAACCTTCCCACCGCGTTCGAGTCGACACATGGAGTTGGCGGCAGATGCGTCAACTTCAACGCTGAATATGATGCCCTCCCAGGGCTTGGCCACGCTTGCGGACACAACTTGATCGCAACGGCTGGTGTCGCTGCCTACCTAGCCTTGTCGTTTGTCATGGATAAGTACAGCATTAAGGGTAGGACGCAACTACTGGGCACGCCCGCTGAAGAGGACGGCGGAGGAAAGGTCCTGCTCCTCGATGCAGGGGCATACAAAGATTCCGACGTTTCCTTGATGATGTAAGACCTCATCAAAGTATCAACTTGTCACAGCCCATGCTCATCTTCACAACAGTCACCCCATGATTGAAGCCGACTATCAACACCAGGGCACATTTGGTTCGGCCGGTCCCTCTTCCATCGCCGTCACAGACTTAGTCGCCGAGTACAAAGGGTCCAGCGCCCACGCTGCCGCAAACCCATGGGATggcatcaacgccctcgaTGCGCTTGTAGCTTCATACAACAACGTGTCGATGCTGCGACAGCAGATAAGGCCCGACGAGCGCATCCACGGGTGCATCATGGAGGCACCTCGGTTCACCAACGCGATTCCAGATTGCACCCAGGTTAAATACACGATCCGCAGCGCTAGTATGGACTCTCTAGGCAAATTGACTAGCCGCGTGCGAAGCTGCATCGAGGCCGGGGCAACGGCGACGGGCTGCGAGGTTGCGGTGAAAGAGAACTTTGCGTATGCAGATCTTTGGGTCAATCAGGCCCTCTGCTCTCTATTCAAGCAACAGATGGACACTCTCGGTGTTCCCATCTCCATGCCTAGCGAGGGTGAAACCATCGGCGGGTCGACGGACATGGGTAATGTCAGTCAAGCAGTGCCTGGGTTGCACGGTATAATTGGCATTCCTACGCCTCCAGGTACGTCCATGCATAACCGAACTTTTGCGGAAGCCGCCGGCACTGTAGAGGCTCACGAGAGAATTcttgaggctgccaaggctaTGGCTGTCACGGGGTGGTCCATCATGGTGGACGACAGTCTTTTTGCTCGGATTAAAAAGGACTTTCAACAGCGTAGATTAAAGCCATGCAAACAGTAGATCGTGGTGGAACACACGCAAGAGGTATTAACAGATACGATTTATTCAAGCACCTCTACACAATGACTGTCCTCATAAGTGACTCGTTGAATAAAACATCCAGCCCCAAAGCACTGTCCAAACCTGCAGAAGAATAGCCAAACCCAGCTGGGGACCCGGCTCCCTCCTTTCCCAAACCTTCCTGACATTTTTCCTCCAACTCAACAGCAGATGACGCATCCTGAGTTCCCCATGCCAATGCCAGAAACTGCAGAACTGACGTTGCCGACCGCTCACCTGCAAAGTGACGCATCGCTTCCACGTGTGCAATAATCACCGACTTGTCTTGGCTTGACGAAGCGGCAATGCCAAGTACAGTGATAGGCCAAAGTAGGCACGGCATATCGGCTCGGACGTGGCGGAGATGAAACAATGCGGATTCGAAGATTGTCGTAACGTTCGAATCGTCGACTGTGGTGGCTGGGCGCTCCAGCTtcgagatgaggaggatCGTTGCCAAGAAGTAGAGCTGTCGCATGTGGAAGCCCTCATCGGCGTAGTCTTTATAGGAAGAGCTTGTGTCCAGCTTGAACGGGACTACTGCCTCTTCGTGGGTCTCCGGGATCATCTGTTTGACAGCTTTCTCTTCACGGGGACTGTCAGGAGGTGAGAGTCCTTGCTGAAGCTTGTCGAGTTGCATATGCAGTTCATTTAGCTTTTTCTCCAGGTTGTCTGAAGAAATGTTACTCCTGTTGTGTAGTATATGGGAGGCTTTAAATATGATGTCAAAAGTCCAGATAGGGAGGAAAGCCGATAGCCCGGCTTTCTTGAGTTGAGGGCTGGAGGTACTCTGCTGTAGCACAGAAGAATCCGACCAAAGCCGTATTATTCTTGAGAGGTCGCCATAGCTTTCCAAGGGGCTAGGTCGAAAGGTACTGTTTTTTGCAATCTGATAGATGAATGCCTCTACAATCAACCCTTGGTGAGCATTTGAAGGAGGTCGATTGATGGCGGCATTCAACCTGGCTGCTGCGGATAGGTGTGCCATGGACGAGTCACTGTTAACGTCTCCGAATCTCTAATAAGTAAATTGTCAGTTTTTGTTCGAGATATAGGGCATGTCTTCATAAGATGAGAAAACTTACACCAAAGACATGTAGTATGAGGATAGTCGCAAATGTCGACTCGTCTGCAACAGAAACACCATTCTCGATACTTCGTCGCAATTCCCTTATAGCCTGTGTATACTGTCTAAGTGCATGTGCTCGCCAACTTGTTTGGAACTGTGAGATGAGCATTGCCGAGCATGAGAGCCAAGCGTGGAGCATACTTGGAGATCTCGACAACCAAGGAAACCCCTGGGTCAGGAGAGAATATTCCCCGCCGAAATCATGACCCGACGTAGCTCGATCAAAAACCTGCAGCAAGTCTACCATTGAGCATGATGGTAGGCTTCTGGCGCATTCGGAAAACATGTTTGACAGACTGAGGTGGTGGAGTGGAAAAGAAACAGCCATGTCGCTTGGACTACTTGCGTTGCAAACGTCTCCAATATCGCTCACAGACGAAGCTGATCCAAAAACTCCGCAAGATGGCGATTGACAACTTGTTGGGCTTGGCGACCGCGAGTCTTGAGTATTCTCGGTAGAGGAGTCGAGTTCCTCATCTGACGGGGTTTTGCGCCAACGGCAAGTGACGCGACGCGTCGAGCATTGGCCGCACAGGGGACGAGTCTCGTCACATTTCTTGCGTCGTTCACGACCTAAGAGAATGTGTTAGATGTACCCTCCTTTCATAATGAAAGAACCGAGTCTTACATGGTATGCATCCTTTTCGAGACCGTCGACGCTTTCGCTTCTGCTCGGCGCCCACCCAACCCCCTGAATAAAGTTCAAAGTTGGCAAACATGAAGAGAAGGGTGATTCAGAACTGTAGTCTGACTGAGAGGTATAGGTGTAGCATTTTCTGGATTATTATTTCACGACCTATAACAAAAATGAATGCTGAATGCTTGGGATGCAGGTTGGAGAAACAGGTGCACGTCGTATCGGAGGTCCTGACTTGGTTTTATCCGAAGTGGCGATACGATTATCATTGCCGATATCAAAGCCGAGGCCGCACCCAAAACAGTTTAGGCCCAGCTAGTCAAGAGGTACGAATTAACGATACGTAAAAGCATCCATCGGTTATAGAATAGATAAACTAGTGCCATACTGGTTCAACTTATAGACATGTTGGGGCACAAATCTCTACTTCGAAGTGATCAAACAGATATCTTGAGGTGTTGGCGTTGAGACCGATCGTTATATATAAAACATACACCTATCGTCCCACTCGGCTGCACATCTATTATACCAATCCTGTGAAAGAAAATCTCTATGGCTACTGCAAAAGACGTGTATCCTCATCCAACACGCCAAAGACGCTCCCAATCTCCTTACCCACCATCCTCAACTCATCCGCCACCTGGCCCGTGACAAGAGCATACGCATATAGCAGAGCATAATCCCTCTCCTCGACCAACACCTCAGCCGGATCATCGCTATCCTCGCTGTCATGgcttggtggccttgatgaaTGCTCCTTTCTGAACTGAAAGATCTTGCTGAGAAGATTCTCACGTGCTGATACAATGCTCGGGGTTGCGTCGGCAAAGGGGTATTCCAACATTGTTGAACTGGCCACGACTTGGAAGGCCTGACATATGTGATCGCACAGGATCGCACGCTCCCGAGCTGTGTATTGCAACAACGCCCGTTCTCCCTCTGTGATATGCCCCTTACGGCATGCCACAAGACTCATGCCGTAaaagccatcaaggattcGATCCGTGCCTCGTAAAACACGCCCGTAAACATCCACCGGGAAAGGTCCTCGCAGCTCAAACTCAGATGCTGCAGCCTGTCTCAGATTCTCCAGTTCAGCCGCATATCTCTGAAGAGCGGCCTGTTCGCCAGACTTGAGATAGCTCTGAGATCCTTCACTGCGGTACAGCACAGCGAGAGGCCCACGCTTCCAGATCAGACCCATCTGAAGGTGTAGCACCGAGAGACTCTCTTTGAACTTTTGGCGGGCCGAGATAGGCCAGATGAGTCTGCAAACGACGAGACCCCAGATGATACCGGCTGTAACGGCGATGGCTCGATGTTGTGCAATGTCGACGATATCTGGCTGTTCAACTTCTTCGTCGGTTGTACTGTCTTTGCCGTTCGCCTTTCTTTGCATGCTATACGCATACAGTGTCGACACGTTGTACGCGAGCAAGCTGATTCGCCCCAAGGCAGCCTTTCCGtgctggatgatgatgtaaAAGTTGATGAAACTAGCGAGCCAGCCAAGAAAGATCAAGGCAAATGCATAGCCATGGCTAACTTTCCAGTTGACGACAGATGCGAGGGCGCCAAAAAGAGTGCCTATGAAACGTGCCCAGCCTACGGTGTTGGAGGCGCCAACCGTCATGGAACAGACAATCATGAACGACAGCAAGCCCCATTCGCCGCGCCATTGGTTATATACCTCTCGAGTCTGCGGGAGGAAAGCGAGCATAGCCCACATGGCAGCGCCGATGCCGACTTTGAGTCCAAATTGAACTACTAATGTTAGTCAAGTTTCGTGCATGCCAATTTTCTCACTTACTCTCGTCTCGTGCCATCTTCTTAAATAAGGCCGAGAGATTCCGCCAAAACCAAGCCAGCACCTTGTTCACATCAGGCGCATTGTACCAAGTTGCAACGTCAACTCTCGTGGGGAGCGCTCTGGATTCCTCCGGGGAGCTGAGagatctcgatctcgtccGTATCAAAGTGTCCGCCTCTGCCGAGTCAAACATCCTGATGGCATTATTGTGGTCTGCTGCATTCCGATCTTGCCAGAAgagaagccatcgccagctTCGACTCTTGTGCAGTATGACATACTCCAGGTCATCCAAGACATCCAGGTACTGTagaacttcttctccaaaTGACTGCAAACTGAAAGTGAAGTGTCCGCACGCTGCCGCGACTTCTTCCAGGTTTGCTCTGGTCGTTGTTGGGGATGAAGCCATCTGTTCGATGCGGTCGTACAGTCCCTGCAACGCATCCGCTCGAGTCGTGTTGAAAGTGTCAAGCGAATCCATCAAATTTCGTCGAAGGTCTTCGTCAATGTTGATCTCATAGCTTGGTGGTCTCCCAAATTGCGGCTCATGCAGGATCCTGCAGAGATTCTGTCGCAACGAAGTCATAGACATGCTTATTGAGCTATTGAATAGCTCAAACAGGTCACGAGCATGGTTCACAGGTGACTGCCCCGTCTCACCCGGGCTTGCTGGCTTTGGATGCTTCAACTGCTCAAGCTGAGTGTTGGTAGCGTTCCTCAGTCCACCAAGGGATTGTGCCAAGTTCTCCATTGACCTTGCAACAGATTTCTCATGATCATAAATCTCTTCATGACCAAGGAAATAATGCTCAAACTTGGCTTCTCTCAtatccttcatcatctgaGCGTACGACTTGGAATAGTGTGAGGTAGCTGCTGCGAAGCCATCAGACACAAGCCCAGCCTCAGAGCCACTCAAGAAACTTCCGGTGATCATGTATAGCATGTCCCCGAGAGGAACCGAAACTCGGTTCATAGTCTGACGAAGCGACTGCCGAGCAGAACTTCGCCACAGTAACAGGTTCACCGCAGCCGTAGTGGTGATCCCCATGACCAGCATCTTGAAGACCTGAAGAATCTTTTCATTGGAAAAGACGTTGGACATGACGTGGTTCTCTCTAG
This window of the Fusarium keratoplasticum isolate Fu6.1 chromosome 3, whole genome shotgun sequence genome carries:
- a CDS encoding MFS domain-containing protein, which produces MESTTRDHTSDYDIAPGTVYIVEQPSALSADSTAAVILIPTPADDLTDPLRWSVWRKRYHLFLLIAYGTLMTALGNWEASIYVNIQEALGTTITLLNVGMALTLLMLGVGNVFFTPLSHKLGRRFTYLSSLIIVIASKIWLAKAKNSGDFIGAHVLFGLGRAPYEALIPISIADVLFTHERGFGLGIYSFGLMFGSSVGPIASGYMVKTLHWRWVYWWGAILCGIVWVVMFLTLEESRFIRKPSQVESTTFNSNERGTPTQESSSEDHKTAQEEVKDEKNDLQHHGSNTSVHRVGEVLDADNFRFQTSLWTVFPGSLGVLAKQCYQPLQLAWFPVILWCGIMYGASVSWISVLGTTTATILGSAPYNFGNDALGLIWLSPLVGAIFGSYFAGSFNDQLTMFLSRRNRGWREPEFRLWAFLPTAFIMPGGLILYGVGAAKGLPWIAPIIGMGLVGFGLSVAAALTVAYTVDCYQAIDGEAVTTVILIRNIIGSALTFGIQPWIDSMGVTDTFIMVGCLSFVITMAAGLLIVWGKKMRFLTKAAYMNFACLSG
- a CDS encoding Peptidase M20 domain-containing protein 2, with amino-acid sequence MTVKITPNPDLDEVRQVIADYIQELSDKLWTLNKQIHDEPEIAFEEFKAQQHISAFLQSQGHQVQRGAYNLPTAFESTHGVGGRCVNFNAEYDALPGLGHACGHNLIATAGVAAYLALSFVMDKYSIKGRTQLLGTPAEEDGGGKVLLLDAGAYKDSDVSLMIHPMIEADYQHQGTFGSAGPSSIAVTDLVAEYKGSSAHAAANPWDGINALDALVASYNNVSMLRQQIRPDERIHGCIMEAPRFTNAIPDCTQVKYTIRSASMDSLGKLTSRVRSCIEAGATATGCEVAVKENFAYADLWVNQALCSLFKQQMDTLGVPISMPSEGETIGGSTDMGNVSQAVPGLHGIIGIPTPPGTSMHNRTFAEAAGTVEAHERILEAAKAMAVTGWSIMVDDSLFARIKKDFQQRRLKPCKQ